One Ranitomeya variabilis isolate aRanVar5 chromosome 4, aRanVar5.hap1, whole genome shotgun sequence genomic window, cgtgacagtcaacgggctcccctgcggcctatcatcaccaaacggccgctcgaattggtcgcgctggatcatgtgaagctgacacctagccggtcgggctatatctacgcccttaccatcgtggaccactactccaggtttttggtggttgtgcctgttaaagatctaacggccaggactaccgccagggccttccagcagcacttttgtagaccccatggctacccagagaaggtactgaccgaccagggacctgcctttgaagcagaagtgttccaagaattctgccagctgtacgggtgtaagaagatcagaaccaccccgtaccaccctcaaaccaacgggatgtgcgagaagatgaaccaggtagtgatcgatttattgaagaccttgcctgtggaggaacggaacctgtggccgacaaagttgcctgacctggtggatatgtacaaccacatcccagtaagttccaccaactgtactccagcgtacctgatgcgaggaaggtctagtcggttacccgttgatctggacatgggggtcctagtacccgaagatacctcgccggatgcagattgggatgcagaaaggcagcgaaggtaccgcgaagtacaggagtgtgtagagagaagtctcgcccaggctaggcagaagcaagaaagggactacaaccaacatgctcctgcgatccccctgtcacctggtgagcaagtacttaaacgaaagaggagattacacaagctcgatgaccaatgggaagcggaaccgtataccatcctgccatccgacttcgacaacacaaaggtctgtctcatcagcaaggacagaggggagacctcgacagcggtatccagggatcaccttaaggtctgccccgataagttgaaagagaggggcacggccccagaaacctccccgccggtggaaaaggagaagatgttccataccgtccttggtgactttccccaatcctggactcagataaaccaagccatcgcggtgcctgttctaatgtttcaacagccggacccaccagaaccaatggtggtaccagatcatctggccccgctacctcaacaagccttacctgatgaaaccatgccaaccgttgaaccggcaaatcctccctctgctatcagtgaatctgctgtacccactgttgatagcagcagctctgagagccctaacctgccagtgctaccccgactcactagaagtgtagctagaagacggtgcactacaccagcggtagcaagcatagcgggccctgttaggccaatagcaacccctgtgctgcgaaggtccacacgcagcactcaaaaccaaactcccctccgctacaaaccttggaggtattaataagggctgctctttagttaagaatgtttttgtgtgtatttttgttacaggttttaaatggacaatagagtaatggacggtgaattgctcaaaaactttcataaggggggacccctttgtttacccggggtccccgctgtttcaaccactgaactgagagtcataaactgtgcatgacctaacttttgcaacgttcaagaatcctcacctcccgtaaagggaagcatagttatgttcaattggtATGCTAttacaaaaatttgtgtgtttcctgttaacatgtattattgttcttgttttcccagtcccggagtactggatttaaccgggggggagtgcagcaccccagagtcctggttgttgcagtactgtggctccgccactatggggagctatggtacgtctgattgcactaaggagtttctctgaccaggtacactcacaccacacttcacactccggccaccagggggggtggtcctatctagtaggccactcctcacaactctggtaaaactgggggttggacaggaagacagggagaagtagctgggaagagctagtgagaggacctgtcagggatgggatcctggcagactcctcagagcagaactaaccagtgcacaacgggaatacagtaaagaagtattgggaccagaaggagtcgtgctgttagaccgaggcaacatccttctgaggcgcaaacagtcggtggccggaacgccgagcaagtaagagactttaagtacactgcaaaccacggccggacagctaattacaggttggctgtcccacttaacacctaagcagacaacggaggcagctgtgggagaggggcgactctagggtcccggaagaactccaggcctaccccgtcatacgggtgcgtcctaccatatcacctggaggacgaagagaacgaacaaatagagacagacagaaacagttgtgaggactatcccgggagctcagcagggaagaactacaacacccagcgctagaaggtagacactgattcccacctgtaaagaggactcctgatgtgcctttggaccggccggtctctgacaacccagttaacagcgctctggactgaggtctccaaaaccttcagtaaagaggtaaagagactgcaacctggtttcctcgttatttactgcgacttgcaccccacaactgcaccattatcaccgcttattgcaccggacgtcccccactgacagacagggccacggaccgggtctagccaccgtgacaaccccaggactgagacccagaagcccggctccgggtacccctaggccctgcggcggtgtgggggcgctccacttccacTACTCCTAACCACTCATAGCTAGGAAGTACCTATCCCTTTATTAACACGATTCCCCTCCCATCTGTGGGCTTGTACCTAACATTAACTATTCCTTTTCTATTACCTATTTCCTACAGTATATTCCTAATAATTCTTGCCTCCTTTTATCTATAAACTTTTATTGATACAGTACATTATCATGGGCTTTCAACATTTGCCCCTTTATTCTACACATTACCATAACATATTACATAGGGATTATACACATACACATTAAATACATAAAACACATAACACTGTTCACACTACACATAAGCATACGGCGTTGTCTTCAGGGTAGGGATGGGGAAAGACAGTCCACATTCTCACACACAAAGAAAGTATATAAAAACTTGATTGGGAGGGTTGCAGAAGAACATGACCGGCGCACAGAGCTCTGGTTTCAACCCATCCAAAACCATTGGGATGAACTAAAAACTAGATTGTGAACCTGgcctctcctccaacatcagtgtcGGACCTCACAAATACTGTTCTGGAGTGGGCAAAAATTTACACAGACACCTCCGAAATCTGGTAGAAATCCTTCCCAGGAGAGTGGAAGCTGTTGTAGCTGCAAATTGGGGACCAACTGCTTGTTAATGCCTGTAGATGAAGAATGTGATATCATAAAAGCTCCTGttggtatttttttttaaaagatgaaAAATACAAATGATTGGTTGCACGTCATAAATTTTAACAATACAAATTTTTATTAAACAGCTTACACAAAAAAATGATACACCGTGTTTTCCTAACTCTATTATGTTCTTTTTCACATCATATATCCTCATTGATTAAATAGCTATGCGTATAGCACAGTACTTTTGGAAGTTGTTTGTCCATTCTTTCACCGGGTTTAAATGCTATTATAATCCCTTTTTTTCTCTACCTATATTAACACACTTTGTCATTAATGTAGCACATTAATGTTTAGTACATTTTACACTTTCTTTCAATGAATGATGGTCAGAAGaatctctttctttctctcctgtagagtgtaagctcttatgatcagtgaggtcctctctctcctgtagagtgtaagctcctatggacaGAGGAGtcttctctccagtagagtgtaagctcttatggtcagtggagtcctctctctctctcctgttgagCAAGCTCAGAAAAATCACGGTAAAGTAGCAAAACATCCATCTTTTTGGGCTGCAAGAGCAAAGGGAAGCCCCAAACATAGATAATCAGCTCCAGCTTTCATTTAGAAACGATCTTCATAACAGCACTTTTTACATCATTATTCCTTAACGTATATATAAAAGGGTTCAACATTGGAACAATAATAGTATATGTGAGGGACAAGAACTTTCCTTCATCCATGCCATATCTTgactttgaaaaagaaaaaatctccagcatggatcttctaaaagtcaatttattagaaacactttaaaatgcaaacatttgcaaaaaggagagatgggggtcccaggtggtcaacgccgatgcatttcgaccatcaggtcttagtcatggcatgACTTGACTTTGGTCTCAAATACATAATGGTGCCCGATCCATAGAACATAGTAACAACTATGAGGTGAGAGGTACAAGTAGAGAAGGCTTTTCTCCTACTTGCCATAGGATGGTGCTTTACAATTGTCAGGATGATGTTAGTATATGAGATTATAGTCAATAAAAATGAGCCCACAATAAGGAATGAAGATATTATTAAAGTTGCAAATTCATTGAAGTGTGAATTACTGCAGACCAGATCAAGTAATGGAAGAATATCGCAATAAAAATGATTGATTCTATTGGACCCGCAAAATGGCAATCTATATAAGAATATGGTTCGTATAACAGCAAGTGTTGTCCCAATGATCCAACAACCAATGACCAGGCTGATACAAACGGCCCTCCTCATAATGACATTATATAGTAATGGATGACAAATGGCGTTATATCGATCATACGCCATGGCGGCCAACATGTAGCATTCTGCACTGCCCAGTACTAGAAAACAGTAGAATTGCACAGCACATCCAAAGAAACTGATTGTTTTCTTCTGTGAAAGAAGATTGACCAGCATTTTGGGAACTATAGTTAACAGGTAACTTATTTCCAGAAAGGAAAAATTAGCTAGAAAAAAATACATAGGAGTATAAAGATTTGGACTGAAGCAATAGATAAGTATTATGAACATATGAGCCAGGAGTGAAATCTGAAAGATACAGATTAAGACCAAAAAGAATAAATACTGGAATTGAGGATTATCAGAAAATCCCACAAGGATAAATTCAGTTACGATCGTCTGGTTTCCTGTCTCCATATTGGTTGAATGTTTCAGCAACTTTTTTTCCCATTATTTTCACAAATCCTGTTATTGGTCACATTTATAAAGGAAAGTATAACATGATCTTGTTAATAATTAGGATTTCTGAAATAAATCAACTCTAATTGAGTTTCATGCTAAATCCAAGTTTAGCTCATTCAAGTCAAGTAACGATTTAATGGGTGTTTATAAAGGGTGTTAATATCCCATTCTGAATGACTCCTTGGCCCATGCTCCGAAGTCTATCTTGACTATTCTGCCCCACTTTTGGCAGTCAAGCAGGTTCTGTGATTCCTGGGGCACAGGTACATCGTACAATTCCCCGGAACATGAAGAGCAGATCTGGACAGAAGGTATTTGTTGTAGCTTGTAGTCTTTATTCCCTAAAGTGTAGAGTGTTCTTCATTCATCTGGCCTCACAAGAAGGTAGGAAGACTCCACTATTCACCTGTCATTTGTTATGGAATACTATCAGAAGGAGACACTACTCTTAATTCCATTATCCTGAACCTTTCACAATTTCAATCTATTGGTCTAAAAAAGATTTTGACAccattaattaaaaaaatacattttcattcTTGCTAGATTATTTATTACAGATTTTAAAAAAACATCAAAGGAATTAATAATGTGGGATGGAAGCGTGGCTAGTCACCATAGATGTAACCAGTTTTTATAAGTCCATCGAACACTAGTTGGCTGTTGGAAAATAATTAAGTCTTCATCAACTGTATTGGGTACCACAATGGGGTAAGGCAGATCTCCAAGAGGGGCGGATGTGCAGGACCCAGTCACAGCCAATAAGCAATTGATGGAGCTATGCTCTGTAGGTTTGCAACTGAGCAAATCTGGCCACTTTTGGCACCAGGAACTGCTGATTGGCGGGGTTCTGAGTGCGGCAGCTGTtcctggagctggtggcagctggaTGTGCTTAGCTGAGGAGCTCCGTCAACTGTATAGCTGCGTACTGCTCCTCTGCCACTATTTACATGAACAAGCATGGATCTGCAGTACCCCACTGAGGCCACTTTACAGTTCACAAAGTTGTGCTTTTCTGTTCCACTATTGATCACATTCGGCCGCCTGCAGAACAAGGTACAGCTGATTGACGGGGTTGCCACATGTCGCACCCCCTTcaatctggtattgatgacctagcACAAGTATAGGCCATCAATTTTAAaatactggacaatccctttaatagacCACAGAGTGACCATAGTCTCCAAGAATATAGCACCAGGGTCAATTCTCCTAAATGCGATGCCACCTATCTATATAAGGGGAAAATATGACACCTCTGAATAAAAGTGGAAATCACAACATAGATCAACATTATGCCCTCCGACAAAATTCACAGAGGCTGGGGCTTATAAATATTCAACACAAAGTTGGGTGGTCTTGCAATGTTTTGTTGGTGTTTCTAGGCTGATCCCCGATTGGGCTTAAAAATGTAGAGCCAACATTGATGAAAATATTAGTAGCTACAAAAAGATTTTTAGTAGAATAACAATATAAAACAGGCAGCACAAAGGACAATTTGCGAACACTTATTCCCCCACCTACCATTTATAATACTATTGGTATCTTTTGATGATCAGACGGGCATCTGGACCCTCTCTGTCATCAAGTCAGGCAATGCTGCTGACTAACCATATCATATTTTCACAAACATACATATAAAGAAATGTACATTACAAAAAAATTGATATAGTTGATGGAAAATATAA contains:
- the LOC143767850 gene encoding olfactory receptor 10A7-like — translated: METGNQTIVTEFILVGFSDNPQFHPNLYTPMYFFLANFSFLEISYLLTIVPKMLVNLLSQKKTISFFGCAVQFYCFLVLGSAECYMLAAMAYDRYNAICHPLLYNVIMRRAVCISLVIGCWIIGTTLAVIRTIFLYRLPFCGSNRINHFYCDILPLLDLVCSNSHFNEFATLIISSFLIVGSFLLTIISYTNIILTIVKHHPMASRRKAFSTCTSHLIVVTMFYGSGTIMYLRPKYGMDEGKFLSLTYTIIVPMLNPFIYTLRNNDVKSAVMKIVSK